In a genomic window of Streptomyces sp. SJL17-4:
- a CDS encoding phospho-sugar mutase: MTQDDLIARAQAWLAEDPDSETREELAKLIEAGTTDELAARFAGTLQFGTAGLRGELGAGPMRMNRSVVIRAAAGLAAYLKAKGQEGGLVVIGYDARYKSADFARDTAAVMIGAGLRAALLPRPLPTPVLAYAIRHLGAVAGVEVTASHNPPRDNGYKVYLGDGSQIVPPADAEIAAEIAAIRSLHDVPRPEAGWETLGDEVLDAYLERTDAVLTPGSPRTARTVYTAMHGVGKDVLTAAFGRAGFPPPALVAAQAEPDPAFPTVAFPNPEEPGAMDLAFEAARAVDPDLIIANDPDADRCAVAVPDATVVGGWRMLRGDEVGALLAAHLVHKGATGVFAESIVSSSLLGRIAEAAGVGYEETLTGFKWIARVEGLRYGYEEALGYCVDPEGVRDKDGITAALLVTELASVLKEQGRTLTDLLDDLAIAHGLHATDQLSVRVEDLSIIANAMTALRERPPVSLAGLTVVSAEDLTKGTESLPPTDGLRYHLEGDYKARVIVRPSGTEPKLKCYLEVVVPVAAAVDLDPARATAHEVLVAIKRDLSAAAGL; this comes from the coding sequence GTGACGCAGGACGACCTCATCGCCCGGGCCCAGGCATGGCTCGCCGAGGACCCCGACAGCGAGACCCGCGAGGAGCTCGCGAAGCTCATCGAGGCGGGCACCACCGACGAGCTCGCCGCCCGGTTCGCCGGCACGCTGCAGTTCGGCACCGCCGGGCTCCGCGGTGAGCTGGGCGCCGGGCCCATGCGGATGAACCGCTCGGTCGTCATCCGCGCCGCCGCCGGCCTCGCCGCGTACCTCAAGGCGAAGGGTCAGGAGGGCGGCCTCGTCGTCATCGGCTACGACGCCCGCTACAAGTCGGCCGACTTCGCGCGCGACACCGCCGCCGTGATGATCGGCGCCGGGCTGCGCGCCGCGCTCCTCCCCCGCCCGCTGCCGACGCCCGTCCTCGCGTACGCCATAAGGCATCTGGGCGCCGTCGCGGGCGTCGAGGTGACCGCGAGCCACAACCCGCCGCGCGACAACGGCTACAAGGTCTACCTGGGCGACGGCTCGCAGATCGTGCCGCCCGCCGACGCGGAGATCGCCGCCGAGATCGCCGCGATCCGCTCGCTGCACGACGTGCCCCGCCCGGAGGCCGGCTGGGAGACCCTCGGCGACGAGGTCCTGGACGCCTACCTGGAGCGCACGGACGCCGTTCTGACCCCCGGGTCCCCCCGTACCGCGCGGACCGTCTACACGGCCATGCACGGCGTCGGCAAGGACGTCCTGACGGCCGCCTTCGGCCGGGCCGGCTTCCCGCCGCCCGCGCTCGTCGCCGCGCAGGCCGAGCCCGACCCCGCGTTCCCGACGGTCGCGTTCCCGAACCCGGAGGAGCCGGGTGCCATGGACCTCGCGTTCGAGGCCGCCCGGGCCGTGGACCCCGACCTGATCATCGCCAACGACCCGGACGCCGACCGCTGCGCCGTGGCCGTGCCCGACGCGACCGTCGTGGGCGGCTGGCGCATGCTCCGCGGCGACGAGGTGGGCGCGCTGCTCGCCGCGCACCTGGTCCACAAGGGCGCCACGGGCGTGTTCGCCGAGTCGATCGTGTCGTCCTCGCTGCTCGGCCGGATCGCGGAGGCCGCGGGCGTCGGCTACGAGGAGACCCTGACCGGCTTCAAGTGGATCGCCCGCGTCGAGGGCCTGCGGTACGGCTACGAGGAGGCGCTCGGCTACTGCGTCGACCCGGAGGGCGTCCGCGACAAGGACGGCATCACGGCGGCGCTGCTCGTGACGGAGCTGGCGTCGGTGCTCAAGGAGCAGGGCCGGACGCTGACCGACCTGCTCGACGACCTGGCGATCGCGCACGGGCTGCACGCCACGGACCAGCTGTCGGTGCGGGTCGAGGACCTGAGCATCATCGCGAACGCCATGACGGCGCTGCGCGAGCGGCCGCCGGTCTCGCTCGCCGGTCTGACCGTCGTGTCGGCGGAGGACCTGACGAAGGGCACGGAGTCGCTGCCCCCGACGGACGGGCTGCGCTACCACCTGGAGGGCGACTACAAGGCCCGGGTGATCGTCCGCCCGAGCGGCACGGAGCCCAAGCTCAAGTGCTACCTGGAGGTCGTGGTCCCGGTGGCCGCGGCGGTCGACCTCGACCCGGCGCGGGCGACGGCCCACGAGGTGCTGGTGGCGATCAAGCGGGACCTGTCGGCGGCGGCCGGACTCTGA
- a CDS encoding phosphate ABC transporter ATP-binding protein has protein sequence MPDGGTTAPSRAAALEADSVSAWFGDRKVLDRVSLAMPAREVTALIGPSGCGKSTFLRILNRMHELTGTASLAGRVLLDGADIYDRGRRITHARREIGMVFQKPNPFPAMSLYENVLAGLKLGGIRAGKEAKDDLVEECLTRAGLWNEVRDRLRQPGGALSGGQQQRLCIARSLAVRPRVLLMDEPCSALDPTSTRRVEETIAELKSEVTVVIVTHNMQQAARVSDSCAFFLAEQGTPGVIVEQGPTETVFNSPSDPRTADYVNGRFG, from the coding sequence GTGCCGGACGGCGGCACGACGGCCCCGTCCCGGGCCGCCGCCCTCGAAGCCGACTCCGTCTCCGCCTGGTTCGGCGACCGCAAGGTCCTCGACCGGGTCTCGCTCGCCATGCCCGCCCGTGAGGTCACCGCCCTCATCGGCCCCTCCGGCTGCGGCAAGTCGACCTTCCTGCGCATCCTCAACCGGATGCACGAACTCACCGGCACGGCCTCGCTCGCCGGCCGGGTCCTCCTGGACGGCGCCGACATCTACGACCGGGGCCGTCGCATCACCCACGCCCGCCGCGAGATCGGCATGGTCTTCCAGAAGCCCAACCCGTTCCCCGCGATGTCCCTGTACGAGAACGTCCTCGCCGGACTGAAGCTCGGCGGCATCCGGGCCGGCAAGGAGGCCAAGGACGACCTCGTCGAGGAGTGCCTGACCCGGGCCGGCCTCTGGAACGAGGTCAGGGACCGGCTGCGGCAGCCCGGCGGGGCGCTCTCCGGCGGCCAGCAGCAGCGCCTCTGCATCGCCCGCTCGCTCGCCGTCCGCCCGCGCGTCCTGCTGATGGACGAGCCCTGCTCGGCGCTCGACCCGACCTCCACCCGGCGCGTCGAGGAGACCATCGCCGAGCTGAAGTCGGAGGTCACCGTCGTCATCGTCACCCACAACATGCAGCAGGCGGCCCGCGTCTCCGACTCCTGCGCCTTCTTCCTCGCCGAGCAGGGCACCCCCGGCGTGATCGTCGAGCAGGGACCCACGGAGACGGTGTTCAACTCCCCGAGCGACCCGCGCACCGCCGACTACGTCAACGGCCGCTTCGGCTGA
- a CDS encoding class E sortase codes for MTTAPPPTAPRAGLALAGAALCVLAALLIGFAANLTVVGHLQHAREQSTAYDELREQLALGTAPVGQLTYDGKPLEPGAPLALLRIPALGLREVVAEGTTSEVLMSGPGHRRDTALPGQAGASVIMGRKWGYGSPFNDVHRLPNGARVEVTTGQGKAVYEVTGVRHPGDPNPATLGQGEGRLTLMTASGGAYTPEDIVRIDAKLIGAAQPSPPRPLRPGWITAAEKPLAGDPDAWPAIFLGAQALLLAALLTVLARRRWGKRQTWVTAVPVLVALGVLVSGELTRLLPNLL; via the coding sequence GTGACCACCGCCCCGCCACCCACCGCCCCCCGCGCCGGGCTCGCCCTGGCCGGGGCGGCGCTGTGCGTCCTCGCCGCGCTGCTCATCGGCTTCGCCGCCAACCTCACCGTCGTCGGGCACCTCCAGCACGCCCGCGAGCAGTCCACCGCCTACGACGAGCTGCGCGAGCAACTCGCCCTCGGCACCGCCCCGGTGGGGCAGCTGACCTACGACGGGAAGCCCCTCGAACCGGGCGCGCCCCTCGCCCTGCTCCGTATCCCCGCGCTCGGACTCCGCGAGGTCGTCGCCGAGGGCACCACCTCCGAGGTCCTCATGTCGGGCCCCGGACACCGCCGCGACACCGCCCTGCCCGGCCAGGCCGGCGCCAGCGTGATCATGGGCCGCAAGTGGGGCTACGGCAGCCCCTTCAACGACGTGCACCGGCTGCCCAACGGCGCCCGCGTCGAGGTGACCACCGGCCAGGGCAAGGCCGTGTACGAGGTGACGGGCGTCCGGCACCCCGGGGACCCCAACCCCGCGACCCTCGGCCAGGGCGAGGGACGGCTCACCCTCATGACCGCGAGCGGTGGCGCGTACACCCCCGAGGACATCGTCCGGATCGACGCCAAGCTCATCGGCGCGGCCCAGCCCAGCCCGCCCCGGCCGCTGCGCCCCGGCTGGATCACGGCCGCCGAGAAGCCCCTCGCGGGCGACCCCGACGCCTGGCCCGCGATCTTCCTCGGCGCCCAGGCGCTGCTGCTCGCCGCCCTGCTCACCGTCCTCGCCCGCCGCCGCTGGGGAAAGCGCCAGACCTGGGTCACCGCCGTCCCGGTCCTCGTCGCCCTCGGTGTCCTCGTCTCCGGCGAGCTGACCCGGCTTCTGCCCAACCTCCTCTGA
- a CDS encoding substrate-binding domain-containing protein, whose protein sequence is MNVKSRARIGAALGVAALGLGVALAPAAQADPSPVTQYRTLAGTGSDTTQDVMNGLGNVVVNAIGQKIIASWDATGTATIKTKATGCVINRPNGSSAGIDALRNAVDTNSGCLDFARSSRGPADTSTTDLTWIPFAKDAVSWAKRSDSTLPSDLTATQLKDIYECNLTSLNGVALTPVLPQANSGTRQFFLSSIGVTAPGSCVQQGVQENDGTVLDTAGDIAPYSVASYTAQEKGVVTNRRGAAVLGSVGTVAPRNADKTLNSAFPFLRDVYNVVPTAKLTNATISSTFVGSTSKVCAATTTITNYGFGALGTACGATTIKGER, encoded by the coding sequence GTGAACGTCAAGTCCCGCGCTCGTATCGGTGCCGCCCTCGGTGTGGCCGCCCTCGGCCTCGGTGTCGCCCTCGCCCCCGCCGCGCAGGCCGACCCCAGCCCCGTCACCCAGTACCGCACCCTCGCCGGCACCGGCTCGGACACGACCCAGGACGTCATGAACGGCCTCGGCAACGTGGTCGTCAACGCCATCGGCCAGAAGATCATCGCGTCCTGGGACGCGACCGGTACCGCCACCATCAAGACCAAGGCGACCGGCTGTGTGATCAACCGTCCGAACGGCTCCTCGGCCGGCATCGACGCCCTCCGCAACGCCGTGGACACCAACTCCGGCTGCCTCGACTTCGCCCGCTCCTCGCGCGGCCCGGCGGACACCAGCACCACGGACCTCACCTGGATCCCGTTCGCCAAGGACGCGGTGTCCTGGGCGAAGCGCTCCGACAGCACGCTGCCCTCCGACCTGACGGCGACGCAGCTGAAGGACATCTACGAGTGCAACCTCACGTCCCTCAACGGCGTGGCGCTCACGCCGGTCCTGCCGCAGGCCAACTCCGGCACGCGCCAGTTCTTCCTCTCCTCCATCGGCGTGACCGCCCCGGGCTCCTGCGTCCAGCAGGGCGTCCAGGAGAACGACGGCACCGTCCTCGACACCGCCGGTGACATCGCGCCGTACTCCGTCGCCTCCTACACGGCGCAGGAGAAGGGTGTCGTCACCAACCGTCGCGGCGCGGCCGTCCTCGGCTCCGTCGGCACCGTCGCCCCGCGCAACGCCGACAAGACGCTGAACTCGGCCTTCCCCTTCCTCCGTGACGTCTACAACGTCGTCCCGACCGCGAAGCTGACCAACGCCACGATCTCCTCCACCTTCGTCGGCTCGACCTCCAAGGTCTGCGCCGCCACCACGACCATCACCAACTACGGCTTCGGCGCCCTCGGCACCGCGTGCGGCGCCACCACCATCAAGGGCGAGCGCTGA
- the pstS gene encoding phosphate ABC transporter substrate-binding protein PstS, with protein sequence MRSAAPLARTALGLAAALCAVLALLVHPPAAEAAGYTKITGSGSTWSSNAVEQWRRNIGANVGLTVNFNANGSSQGREQFKNGTVDFAVSEIPYGLNDGGATDVPPRRGYAYMPIVAGGTAFMYNLRIGGRQVTNLRLSGPVLAKIFTGQLTMWNAPEIKADNPGLNLPARRIVPVVRSDGSGTTAQFTTWLAKENGSVWDDYCRRAGRSTPCGMTSYFPVVPGTTTVAKSGSLGVSAHVRQPQGEGAITYVEYSYAINAHFPVVKVLNRSGYYVEPTAQAVAVALLKARINPDRNSTNYLTQILDDVYRSDDNRSYPLSSYSYMVVPTSETAPHTKDKGRSLGTFARYFLCEGQQQAEELGYSPLPRNLVQAGFDQVRRIPGAPTGAVDLSDCRNPTFSADGTNTLAKNAPRPKACDKRGPTQCGDGTGGAKGTNTQVNNGGSTGSGSSTGGSTGGSGNGSGSGGTGGSTGSGSNGSGATGGSGSGGTGGATGSGTTSGTGNGGSTTGGTGGGTGSGGGAATGGATGGGAVDPDTGEVIGDGGTGGGTGGGQDSGGNQIVGTPVTLAADTGGGLRGILMALSAFLLLATVIAPPLVGRALAARAERHGGAR encoded by the coding sequence GTGAGATCCGCCGCCCCGCTCGCCCGCACCGCCCTGGGGCTCGCCGCAGCCCTGTGCGCGGTGCTCGCCCTGCTCGTCCATCCGCCTGCCGCAGAGGCCGCCGGATACACCAAGATCACCGGCTCCGGATCCACCTGGAGCTCCAACGCCGTCGAGCAGTGGCGCCGAAACATCGGCGCCAACGTCGGCCTCACGGTCAACTTCAACGCCAACGGCTCCTCGCAGGGCCGCGAGCAGTTCAAGAACGGCACCGTCGACTTCGCCGTCTCCGAGATCCCGTACGGCCTCAACGACGGCGGCGCCACCGACGTGCCGCCGCGCCGCGGCTACGCATACATGCCGATCGTCGCCGGCGGCACCGCCTTCATGTACAACCTGCGGATCGGCGGCCGCCAGGTCACCAACCTGCGTCTCTCCGGGCCCGTCCTCGCGAAGATCTTCACCGGGCAGCTGACCATGTGGAACGCGCCGGAGATCAAGGCCGACAACCCCGGCCTGAACCTCCCCGCCCGCCGTATCGTCCCCGTGGTCCGCTCCGACGGCTCGGGCACGACGGCCCAGTTCACCACCTGGCTCGCCAAGGAGAACGGCTCCGTCTGGGACGACTACTGCCGTCGCGCCGGCCGTTCGACCCCCTGCGGCATGACCTCGTACTTCCCGGTCGTGCCCGGCACCACCACCGTCGCCAAGTCCGGCTCGCTCGGCGTCTCCGCGCACGTCCGCCAGCCGCAGGGCGAGGGCGCCATCACGTACGTCGAGTACTCGTACGCGATCAACGCGCACTTCCCGGTCGTCAAGGTGCTCAACCGCTCCGGCTACTACGTCGAGCCGACCGCCCAGGCCGTCGCCGTCGCCCTGCTCAAGGCCCGGATCAACCCCGACCGGAACTCGACGAACTACCTGACCCAGATCCTCGACGACGTCTACCGCTCCGACGACAACCGCAGCTATCCGCTGTCCAGCTACAGCTACATGGTCGTCCCCACCAGCGAGACCGCCCCGCACACCAAGGACAAGGGCCGCTCGCTCGGCACCTTCGCCCGCTACTTCCTCTGCGAGGGCCAGCAGCAGGCCGAGGAGCTCGGCTACTCGCCGCTCCCCAGGAACCTCGTGCAGGCGGGCTTCGACCAGGTCCGCCGGATACCCGGCGCGCCGACCGGAGCGGTCGACCTGTCCGACTGCCGCAACCCCACCTTCTCGGCGGACGGCACCAACACCCTCGCCAAGAACGCGCCGCGGCCGAAGGCCTGCGACAAGCGCGGTCCGACGCAGTGCGGTGACGGCACGGGCGGCGCCAAGGGCACGAACACGCAGGTGAACAACGGCGGTTCGACCGGCTCCGGCTCCTCCACGGGCGGCTCGACCGGCGGCAGCGGGAACGGCTCGGGCTCGGGCGGCACCGGCGGCTCGACCGGCTCCGGCTCCAACGGATCGGGCGCCACCGGCGGTTCGGGCAGCGGTGGTACGGGCGGGGCCACCGGCTCCGGCACCACCTCCGGCACCGGCAACGGCGGTTCCACCACCGGCGGCACGGGCGGCGGTACGGGCTCCGGCGGCGGCGCGGCCACCGGCGGAGCCACGGGCGGCGGAGCAGTCGACCCCGACACCGGCGAGGTCATCGGCGACGGCGGTACGGGCGGCGGCACCGGCGGCGGCCAGGACTCCGGCGGCAACCAGATCGTCGGCACCCCGGTCACCCTCGCCGCCGACACGGGCGGCGGTCTGCGCGGCATCCTCATGGCCCTCTCCGCCTTCCTGCTCCTCGCCACCGTCATCGCGCCGCCCCTCGTCGGCCGCGCGCTCGCGGCCCGCGCCGAACGACACGGAGGGGCGCGATGA
- the pstA gene encoding phosphate ABC transporter permease PstA, whose product MTIAPERPTLRPPTEKAPPPPGPERRRTTGTTRASDVYALLGAAAASLALTWLLFARLLPFSGAVGFVIVAYVLFVGLYALLVSFDEDGPAVWDRIAGVVVRSLGLLLLAVLVFVVAFTLWEGRKALVHLNFFTEDMSLAGPLEPLDVGGILHAVVGTLEQVGIALAITVPTGIVCAIFLTEVPGPFARLVRTIVEAMTALPSIVAGLFIYATVILALGTERSGLAASLALSVMMLPIIIRASDVVIRLVPGTLREASYAMGSSRWRTVWHVVLPTARSGLTTAVILGTARGVGETSPVLLTAGFTAELNALPTSGAQVSLPLATFELVKSPEPNMIARGFGTAAVLMLLVLLLFVLARIAGGRGPGQLAKRQERRRALASRQDAARWVSSAASASPTGGTSAGASAGASAGPSAEPAARSVPPRSTP is encoded by the coding sequence ATGACCATCGCCCCGGAGCGGCCGACGCTGCGACCGCCCACCGAGAAGGCCCCGCCGCCCCCCGGACCCGAACGCCGCCGCACCACCGGCACCACCCGCGCCTCCGACGTGTACGCGCTGCTCGGCGCCGCGGCCGCCTCGCTCGCCCTCACCTGGCTCCTCTTCGCCCGCCTGCTGCCCTTCAGCGGCGCCGTCGGCTTCGTGATCGTCGCGTACGTCCTCTTCGTCGGGCTGTACGCGCTGCTCGTCTCCTTCGACGAGGACGGGCCCGCCGTGTGGGACCGGATCGCCGGCGTCGTCGTCCGCAGCCTCGGTCTGCTGCTCCTCGCCGTCCTCGTCTTCGTCGTCGCCTTCACGCTCTGGGAGGGCCGCAAGGCCCTCGTCCACCTCAACTTCTTCACCGAGGACATGAGCCTGGCGGGACCCCTGGAACCGCTCGACGTCGGCGGCATCCTGCACGCCGTCGTCGGCACCCTCGAACAGGTCGGCATCGCGCTCGCGATCACCGTTCCCACCGGCATCGTCTGCGCCATCTTCCTCACCGAGGTGCCCGGCCCCTTCGCGCGTCTGGTCCGCACGATCGTCGAGGCCATGACGGCGCTGCCCTCGATCGTCGCGGGACTCTTCATCTACGCGACCGTCATCCTGGCCCTGGGCACCGAGCGCTCCGGCCTCGCCGCCTCGCTCGCCCTCTCCGTGATGATGCTCCCGATCATCATCCGCGCCTCCGACGTCGTCATCCGGCTCGTCCCGGGCACGCTGCGGGAGGCCTCGTACGCCATGGGGTCCTCGCGCTGGCGCACGGTCTGGCACGTCGTCCTGCCGACCGCCCGCTCGGGGCTGACCACGGCCGTGATCCTCGGCACCGCGCGCGGGGTGGGGGAGACCTCGCCCGTGCTGCTGACCGCCGGGTTCACCGCCGAACTGAACGCCCTGCCGACCTCCGGCGCGCAGGTCTCCCTGCCGCTCGCCACCTTCGAGCTCGTCAAGTCGCCCGAACCGAACATGATCGCCCGCGGTTTCGGCACCGCCGCCGTCCTCATGCTGCTCGTCCTGCTCCTCTTCGTCCTCGCGCGGATCGCGGGCGGACGCGGACCCGGGCAGCTGGCGAAGCGCCAGGAGCGGCGCAGGGCCCTCGCGTCCCGGCAGGACGCGGCCCGGTGGGTCTCCTCCGCGGCTTCCGCCTCCCCGACCGGAGGCACGTCCGCCGGGGCCTCCGCCGGGGCCTCCGCCGGGCCCTCCGCCGAGCCCGCCGCCCGATCCGTACCTCCGAGGAGTACGCCGTGA
- the pstC gene encoding phosphate ABC transporter permease subunit PstC, with product MTTETLDPPPGPPSGRPPAGAPADTPPDAPRRLHADPGLPDRVFRAVARTGGGFVLAVMLLVGGFLLLRAWQALDRAGFSFLTTENWEPDAGRFGIASVLLGTVLIALVAIVVAVPLATGAALYISEYAAPRLRRTLISTVDLMAAVPSVVYGLWGVFWLEESILPIARWIATYFGWIPFLRVDGADPDDPLAPPTVYTSSTFVAGLVVAMMVAPIICSIMREVFSQAPAGEREGAYALGATRWGMIRSVVLPFGKGGMIGGTMLGLGRALGETIAVYMVISQVFTIQWHVLQTGTSSVSSLIALRYGEATPFGMSALMAAGFALFVMTLIVNFAASSIVARSRSGATSDA from the coding sequence GTGACGACCGAGACCCTTGACCCGCCGCCCGGACCGCCGTCCGGCAGACCACCGGCAGGCGCGCCGGCGGACACCCCGCCCGATGCGCCGAGACGGCTCCACGCCGACCCCGGCCTTCCCGACCGGGTGTTCCGAGCCGTCGCCCGCACCGGCGGCGGCTTCGTCCTCGCGGTCATGCTTCTCGTCGGCGGCTTCCTGCTCCTCCGCGCCTGGCAGGCCCTCGACCGCGCCGGATTCTCCTTCCTCACCACCGAGAACTGGGAGCCCGACGCCGGCCGGTTCGGCATCGCGTCCGTCCTCCTCGGCACCGTCCTGATCGCCCTCGTCGCGATCGTCGTGGCCGTGCCGCTCGCCACCGGAGCCGCGCTCTACATCTCCGAGTACGCGGCGCCCCGGCTGCGCCGCACCCTGATCTCCACCGTCGACCTGATGGCCGCCGTGCCCTCGGTCGTCTACGGCCTGTGGGGCGTCTTCTGGCTGGAGGAGTCGATCCTCCCGATCGCCCGCTGGATCGCCACGTACTTCGGCTGGATCCCGTTCCTCCGCGTCGACGGCGCCGACCCCGACGATCCGCTGGCCCCGCCCACCGTCTACACCTCGTCGACCTTCGTCGCCGGTCTCGTCGTCGCGATGATGGTCGCGCCGATCATCTGCTCGATCATGCGCGAGGTCTTCTCCCAGGCCCCCGCGGGCGAACGCGAGGGCGCGTACGCGCTCGGCGCCACCCGCTGGGGCATGATCCGCAGCGTCGTCCTGCCCTTCGGCAAGGGCGGCATGATCGGCGGCACCATGCTCGGCCTCGGCCGCGCCCTCGGCGAGACCATCGCCGTCTACATGGTCATCTCGCAGGTCTTCACCATCCAGTGGCACGTCCTGCAGACCGGCACCAGCTCGGTGTCCTCACTCATCGCCCTGCGCTACGGCGAAGCCACGCCCTTCGGCATGTCCGCCCTGATGGCGGCCGGCTTCGCCCTCTTCGTCATGACCCTGATCGTCAACTTCGCCGCCTCGTCCATCGTCGCGCGCAGTCGCTCCGGCGCCACCAGCGACGCCTGA
- a CDS encoding PH domain-containing protein: protein MTTPEPTPEPSHEPSRESTPEQPSAGQQPAGGEFPDRVFRSPLGIASGVFLLVLAALFAGDVLFRGEGRSPWLALAGLLLAAPLIVAFTIRPAVYANDDRLRIRNPFRSITLPWSTVADVRAGYSSEVFTQDGAKYQLWAIPVSLRKRKNAARRASRASQDDPHGRTPVTADVRDSASRTAPTDRTIADLRELAERRAGTPGARGEARVRWAYEIVGPAAAGLLLLVILLATG from the coding sequence ATGACGACCCCCGAGCCGACCCCCGAGCCCAGCCACGAGCCGAGCCGCGAGTCGACCCCCGAGCAGCCGTCCGCGGGGCAGCAGCCCGCGGGCGGGGAGTTCCCCGACCGCGTCTTCCGGTCGCCCCTCGGGATCGCGAGCGGGGTGTTCCTGCTGGTCCTCGCGGCTCTGTTCGCCGGTGACGTGCTGTTCCGCGGCGAGGGCCGGTCGCCCTGGCTCGCGCTCGCGGGCCTCCTCCTCGCCGCGCCGCTGATCGTCGCCTTCACGATCCGGCCCGCCGTGTACGCCAACGACGACCGGCTCCGGATCCGCAACCCGTTCCGGTCGATCACGCTGCCCTGGTCGACGGTCGCCGACGTCCGCGCCGGCTACTCCAGCGAGGTCTTCACCCAGGACGGCGCCAAGTACCAGCTGTGGGCCATCCCCGTCTCCCTGCGCAAGCGCAAGAACGCGGCCCGCCGCGCCTCCCGCGCCTCCCAGGACGATCCGCACGGCCGTACCCCGGTCACCGCCGACGTACGGGACAGCGCGTCGCGCACCGCGCCCACCGACCGGACCATCGCCGATCTGCGGGAACTCGCCGAGCGCCGCGCCGGCACCCCGGGCGCGCGGGGCGAGGCCCGGGTGCGCTGGGCGTACGAGATCGTCGGCCCCGCGGCGGCCGGGCTGCTGCTCCTGGTGATCCTGCTCGCGACGGGCTGA
- a CDS encoding class F sortase yields MNRRRHPARIAPVVLVAALAALAALTGCSAGGGQQAATPPARISEATAAPTPTVSPAPVRPLARSLPVRVRVPAAGVDTGPTGPVLELGLAADGTVEVPSVADADRIGWYDKGVTPGQPGPAVLIGHFDTARGPAVLKNVSKVGVGDEITVTRADGTTAVFRVRELEQVDKDTFPTAKVYGDTDRPELRLITCGGELVDGHRPDNIILYADLVATRAA; encoded by the coding sequence GTGAACCGCCGCCGTCACCCCGCCCGTATCGCCCCCGTCGTCCTCGTGGCCGCTCTCGCCGCCCTCGCCGCGCTCACCGGTTGCTCGGCCGGGGGCGGGCAGCAGGCCGCCACCCCGCCCGCGCGGATCTCCGAGGCCACCGCCGCCCCCACGCCGACCGTGAGCCCCGCTCCCGTCCGCCCGCTGGCCCGCTCCCTGCCCGTGCGGGTACGGGTCCCCGCCGCCGGGGTCGACACCGGCCCGACCGGGCCCGTCCTGGAGCTCGGACTGGCCGCCGACGGCACCGTCGAGGTGCCCTCGGTCGCGGACGCCGACCGGATCGGCTGGTACGACAAGGGCGTCACGCCCGGCCAGCCCGGCCCCGCCGTCCTCATCGGGCACTTCGACACCGCCCGCGGCCCCGCCGTACTGAAGAACGTCTCCAAGGTCGGGGTCGGCGACGAGATCACCGTGACCCGGGCCGACGGCACCACCGCGGTCTTCCGGGTCAGGGAGCTGGAGCAGGTCGACAAGGACACCTTCCCGACGGCCAAGGTGTACGGCGACACCGACCGCCCCGAGCTGCGCCTCATCACCTGCGGCGGCGAGCTGGTCGACGGCCACCGCCCCGACAACATCATTCTGTACGCGGATCTCGTGGCCACGCGGGCCGCCTGA